A genomic window from Brassica oleracea var. oleracea cultivar TO1000 chromosome C8, BOL, whole genome shotgun sequence includes:
- the LOC106312150 gene encoding uncharacterized protein LOC106312150: MANLVPGVLLKLLQHMNTDVKIAGEHRSSLLQVISIVPALAGGELFSNQGFYLKVSDSSHATYVSLPDEQDYLILSDKLQLGQFIHVDRVESSSPVPILCGVRVVPGRHPCLGTPEDIVATQFPSGNGLKPKERVKATAKGGVVAPKKTESCESKKPSALSRAKSGLSLDVRKEPLRKLKTSKSIPSSPTSCYSLPTSFAKFANGIKQQQTVKPEKGRFLLKVESPKKLPLIKNFVQGIEFGAKALRKSWEGRVDIRASDSSGLKKLTKRDTTPDARSLTAPRKSTSSEKLPSKQERANVFAKSSKEQSKTQSTKKVESTGVVETKDKTSKPKSTSTTVDKRSTAENGLPGSLVKVPVNSKRLAYASTQWSSLPSSLSRLGQEVLRHRDAAQVVAIEAMQEASASESLLQCLIMYNELMSTAKEDDPLPVVEQFLKLHSSLKNVQIVTESLSRLVSSKSSPEHEENRSEEAVKAALEKQKLAASWVQAALVTNLSAFSVYSTKPAASKSKPVIILESQGNNETSKPRGNVQNRPTVASKLVAQGMIRKSSQKATTVAAGSESPPPKWVKGNGLNEANELAEKLQTVSQDWFLGFVERFLDADVVETSSNLSDNGQIAGMLSQLKSVNDWLDEIGSKEDGEGLQEVAKETIDGLRKKIYEYLLTHVESAAAALGGGSGGGSVSSPRHKTMETKAKR, translated from the exons ATGGCGAATCTAGTCCCTGGCGTATTACTCAAGCTCCTCCAGCACATGAACACCGACGTCAAAATCGCCGGAGAACACAGGTCATCTCTCTTACAAGTCATTAGCATCGTCCCTGCTCTAGCCGGAGGTGAGCTCTTCTCAAACCAAGGCTTTTACCTCAAAGTCTCTGACTCCTCTCACGCCACCTATGTCTCTCTCCCTGACGAGCAAGATTATTTGATTCTTAGTGATAAGCTCCAGCTAGGTCAGTTCATTCATGTAGATAGAGTTGAGTCTTCTTCCCCTGTGCCGATTCTCTGTGGCGTTAGGGTTGTTCCCGGTAGGCATCCTTGTCTCGGCACTCCTGAAGATATTGTAGCTACTCAGTTCCCCAGTGGTAATGGTTTGAAACCAAAAGAGAGAGTTAAGGCAACTGCCAAAGGAGGAGTGGTTGCTCCTAAAAAGACTGAGTCTTGTGAGAGTAAGAAACCGTCTGCTCTGTCCAGAGCAAAGTCAGGTTTGAGTTTGGATGTAAGAAAGGAACCATTGAGGAAGTTGAAGACTTCAAAGTCAATACCTTCTTCCCCCACTAGCTGTTACTCTCTGCCTACTTCTTTTGCTAAGTTTGCAAATGGGATTAAGCAGCAACAGACGGTGAAACCGGAGAAGGGGAGGTTTCTTCTCAAAGTGGAGAGTCCTAAAAAGCTTCCTCTGATCAAGAACTTTGTGCAAGGGATTGAGTTTGGAGCTAAGGCGTTGAGGAAAAGCTGGGAAGGGAGAGTAGATATCAGAGCTTCAGATAGCTCAGGGCTGAAGAAGCTTACCAAACGTGATACAACCCCTGATGCCAGGAGTTTAACA GCACCGAGGAAAAGCACATCTAGTGAGAAGCTGCCAAGCAAACAGGAAAGGGCTAATGTATTTGCAAAATCATCAAAGGAGCAAAGTAAGACTCAATCAACCAAGAAGGTGGAGTCAACAGGAGTAGTGGAGACCAAAGATAAAACTAGTAAGCCTAAGTCTACAAGTACAACAGTAGACAAGAGATCTACTGCAGAGAATGGATTGCCTGGTAGTTTGGTGAAAGTCCCTGTTAATAGTAAAAGATTAGCTTATGCTAGTACCCAATGGAGTTCACTCCCTTCATCTCTTTCAAGGCTAGGACAG GAGGTTTTGAGGCATAGAGATGCTGCTCAAGTTGTTGCAATAGAGGCTATGCAAGAAGCTTCAGCTTCCGAGAGCTTACTTCAGTGCCTCAT TATGTACAATGAACTTATGTCAACGGCTAAGGAAGATGATCCGTTGCCGGTCGTCGAGCAGTTCTTGAAGCTCCATTCCAGTTTGAAGAACGTTCAGATAGTGACCGAGTCATTGTCTAGATTAGTGTCTTCAAAATCTTCCCCGGAACATGAAGAAAACAGATCTGAGGAAGCTGTGAAAGCGGCTTTGGAGAAGCAGAAGTTAGCAGCCTCTTGGGTCCAAGCTGCGTTGGTCACTAACTTATCAGCCTTCTCTGTCTACTCCACCAAACCAGCCGCGTCCAAGAGCAAACCAGTGATCATACTCGAGAGCCAGGGCAATAACGAAACCAGTAAACCCCGTGGAAATGTCCAAAACCGGCCAACGGTTGCATCAAAGCTTGTGGCACAAGGCATGATCCGTAAAAGCAGCCAAAAGGCCACCACGGTTGCAGCAGGATCAGAGTCTCCACCGCCGAAGTGGGTGAAAGGAAATGGTCTGAACGAGGCAAATGAGCTGGCAGAGAAGCTGCAAACGGTGTCTCAAGATTGGTTCTTAGGATTTGTAGAGAGATTCTTGGACGCAGACGTTGTGGAGACAAGCTCGAACCTGTCTGATAACGGGCAGATAGCTGGGATGCTGTCTCAGTTGAAGAGTGTGAATGATTGGTTAGACGAGATAGGGTCGAAAGAAGATGGAGAAGGGTTACAAGAAGTGGCAAAGGAAACGATTGATGGGTTAAGGAAGAAGATATACGAGTATCTTCTGACGCATGTGGAGTCCGCAGCTGCAGCACTTGGTGGTGGTAGTGGTGGTGGCTCTGTTTCTTCTCCTAGACACAAAACAATGGAAACCAAAGCAAAGAGATAG
- the LOC106311995 gene encoding superoxide dismutase [Cu-Zn] → MAKGVAVLNSSEGVKGTIFFTHEGNGATTVTGTVSGLKPGLHGFHVHALGDTTNGCMSTGPHFNPDGKTHGAPEDANRHAGDLGNIIVGDDGTATFTITDSQIPLSGPNSIVGRAVVVHADPDDLGKGGHELSLSTGNAGGRVACGIIGLQG, encoded by the exons ATGGCCAAGGGAGTTGCAGTTCTGAACAGCAGTGAGGGTGTTAAGGGGACCATCTTCTTCACCCATGAAGGAAACG GTGCCACTACTGTGACAGGAACTGTTTCTGGCCTTAAACCTGGTCTCCATGGTTTCCATGTCCATGCTCTTGGTGACACCACTAACGGTTGCATGTCTACCG GTCCACATTTCAACCCTGATGGTAAAACTCACGGTGCACCGGAGGATGCTAATCGTCATGCTGGCGATCTAGGAAACATCATTGTTGGGGATGATG GAACTGCCACCTTCACAATCACTGACAGCCAG ATTCCCCTTAGTGGTCCAAACTCTATTGTCGGAAGGGCCGTTGTTGTCCACGCAGACCCTGATGACCTCGGAAAGG GAGGCCATGAACTCAGCTTGTCTACTGGAAACGCAGGCGGCCGTGTTGCTTGTG GTATTATTGGTCTTCAGGGCTAA
- the LOC106312151 gene encoding vesicle-associated protein 2-2-like, whose product MNMPLLDIQPPTLKFPVDLKKQTTCMVQLTNTTDRFVAFKVKTTSPKKYCVRPNVGVVAPNSSCEFSVIMQAFKEPPLDLACKDKFLIQSTAVPADTTDEDITASMFSKGEGKHIEENKLRVTLVMPSDSPELSPVKGTLKQEAVFEDSMLKDRSYFQSEILPPPQYESEIVKEPRMVGNDELKASYGAKELVQPKKGVTDFMEDLNPANDLKPTHNLDTPTAMNFPGDKGFTNGMTSANGVTYPEVVQLEKRDGQKINASDEHKLVKDIEEMKVKVKALESKLQQADSTISKLMEERSIGSQHRESLQQELADLRTKKIVKEKHIGFPLLFVCVVAFINIVIGYGLRT is encoded by the exons ATGAATATGCCGCTGTTGGATATACAGCCACCAACATTGAAGTTTCCAG TTGATCTGAAGAAGCAGACTACCTGCATGGTCCAGCTAACCAATACAACTGATCGTTTTGTTGCGTTCAAG GTCAAAACTACATCACCTAAGAAGTACTGTGTCCGTCCAAATGTTGGCGTTGTTGCGCCAAACTCATCCTGTGAATTCTCTG TCATTATGCAAGCTTTCAAAGAACCACCTCTAGACTTGGCTTGTAAAGACAAATTTTTAATCCAGAGCACTGCTGTGCCTGCGGACACAACTGATGAAGACATCACAGCTAGCATG TTCTCCAAAGGGGAAGGCAAACACATAGAGGAAAACAAACTGAGAGTCACTCTCGTGATGCCCTCCGACTCACCTGAACTATCTCCAGTTAAGGGGACACTGAAGCAGGAAGCAGTATTTGAAGATTCCATGCTCAAGGATCGATCATATTTTCAATCAGAGATCCTTCCTCCTCCACAATAT GAGAGTGAGATTGTAAAGGAGCCTAGGATGGTTGGGAATGATGAGCTAAAGGCATCCTATGGTGCAAAAGAGCTAGTGCAACCAAAAAAGGGCGTCACGGATTTTATGGAAGATTTGAATCCTGCTAACGACTTAAAGCCAACACATAATTTGGATACTCCCACGGCCATGAATTTTCCTGGGGATAAAGGTTTTACTAATGGAATGACTTCAGCTAACGGTGTGACTTATCCTGAGGTTGTCCAGCTAGAGAAAAGAGATGGTCAGAAGATCAATGCATCGGATGAACACAAGTTGGTTAAAGACATTGAGGAGATGAAGGTGAAAGTCAAAGCTCTTGAATCGAAGCTACAACAG GCTGATTCAACCATTTCGAAGCTAATGGAGGAGCGGTCTATAGGATCCCAACATAGAGAAAGCTTGCAACAAGAGCTG GCGGATCTGAGGACGAAGAAGATAGTCAAAGAGAAGCACATAGGGTTCCCTCTGCTGTTTGTATGCGTGGTGGCGTTCATCAACATTGTTATCGGGTATGGTCTGCGCACTTGA
- the LOC106312097 gene encoding serine/threonine-protein kinase EDR1: protein MKHIFKKLHRGGNQDQNRTNDAAAGAPPSDQNRIQTAANPQSASTESIPAASVTVSSITTSPAPVSAATTNRSDYISSEEEYQVQLALAISASNSQSGEDPEKHQIRAATLLSLGSHHRMDPRRDSSEVIAQRLSRQYWEYGVLDYEEKIVDGFYDVYSLTTDSAKQGDMPSLEDLESNRGTRGFEAVVVNRPVDSSLDELVQIAQCIAQDCRSASVDVLVEKLAELVTGHMGGSADDSSIVLARWTEKSSEYKAALNTCVFPLGFVNIGLSRHRALLFKVLADSVQLPCRLVKGSHYTGNEDDAVNTIRLEDNREYLVDLMTDPGTLIPDDIAIEPNNSYGNKLPTAQLSDDFRHSAPKLSEGEGSSQSSIADNNSSLDRNRESGIRSSDLRASPSSVTSLSQLENISLNTVAKGSRGAINDSSRTNVNIVPYNQNTEEDPKNLFADLNPFQNKGTDKLFMPTKSGLNNVDDFHQPKNNPLVGKSPAPMMWKNYSCNEAPKRKENILPKLHRDPRYGNNNSSYATSSSGVGVSSNMHGRNNSTFVSPVVTAPPPFSSNGNQFTPSMVDDMNRNTSSELDLQPNAVVGVHGYQKDESHVDDHRKYTSDDISTGSDPRLKDHESTSSSLDSTSYRNDPQVLDDADVGDCEIPWKDLVIGERIGLGSYGEVYNADWNGREVAVKKFLDQDFSGAALAEFRREVRIMRRLRHPNVVFFLGAVTRPPNLSIVTEFLPRGSLYRILHRPKSQIDERRRIKMALDVAMGMNCLHTSTPTIVHRDLKTPNLLVDNNWNVKVGDFGLSRLKHNTFLSSKSTAGTPEWMAPEVLRNEPSNEKCDVYSFGVILWELATLRLPWRGMNPMQVVGAVGFQNRRLEIPKELDPVVGRIILECWQTDPNLRPSFAQLTEVLKPLNRLVLPSPQ from the exons ATGAAGCATATCTTCAAGAAGCTACACAGAGGCGGCAATCAGGATCAGAATCGGACCAACGATGCAGCAGCAGGAGCTCCACCGTCGGATCAGAATCGGATACAAACCGCCGCGAATCCTCAATCAGCCTCAACGGAGTCGATTCCGGCGGCGAGCGTAACCGTTTCTTCGATAACAACCTCTCCCGCTCCAGTCTCCGCCGCCACGACGAACCGTTCCGATTACATATCGTCAGAGGAGGAGTACCAAGTCCAGCTAGCCCTAGCGATCAGCGCTTCGAACTCGCAGTCCGGCGAGGATCCGGAGAAGCATCAGATCCGAGCCGCGACGCTTCTGAGCTTAGGAAGCCATCATCGGATGGATCCGAGGAGGGATTCGTCGGAGGTTATCGCCCAGAGGCTATCGAGGCAGTACTGG GAATACGGTGTGCTTGATTACGAGGAGAAGATCGTAGATGGATTCTACGACGTTTACAGTCTCACCACAGACTCAGCTAAGCAGGGAGATATGCCGTCGTTAGAAGATCTCGAGAGCAATCGAGGGACACGTGGATTCGAAGCTGTGGTTGTGAATCGTCCCGTTGATTCTTCTCTTGACGAGTTGGTGCAGATTGCGCAGTGCATTGCGCAGGATTGTCGTTCCGCTAGCGTTGACGTGCTGGTAGAAAAGCTGGCGGAGCTTGTCACAGGGCATATGGGTGGATCTGCGGACGATTCGAGTATTGTATTGGCAAGGTGGACTGAGAAAAGCAGCGAGTACAAGGCTGCGTTGAACACTTGTGTATTCCCTCTTGGTTTTGTAAATATTGGTCTCTCCAGGCATCGTGCTCTGCTTTTCAAG GTTTTGGCAGATAGTGTCCAGTTACCTTGTAGGTTGGTAAAAGGTAGCCATTACACGGGCAACGAGGATGATGCTGTGAACACAATAAGGCTTGAAGATAATAG AGAGTACTTGGTCGATCTTATGACGGATCCTGGGACGCTTATACCTGATGATATTGCGATTGAGCCAAATAACTCTTATGGAAACAAACTTCCCACTGCTCAGTTGTCCGATGACTTTCGGCACTCGGCGCCAAAGCTTTCAGAAGGTGAAGGCAGTAGTCAGAGTTCTATAGCTGACAACAATTCTTCTTTGGATAGAAATCGAGAGTCTGGAATCAGGAGTTCAGATTTGAGAGCTTCACCTTCTAGCGTAACTAGTTTGAGTCAGTTGGAGAATATTTCCTTGAATACAGTTGCAAAGGGGAGTCGAGGAGCCATAAATGATAGTTCAAGAACGAACGTGAACATAGTTCCATACAATCAGAACACTGAGGAAGACCCAAAAAACCTTTTCGCAGACCTTAACCCGTTTCAGAATAAGGGAACTGACAAGCTGTTCATGCCCACTAAATCAGGGTTGAATAATGTTGATGATTTTCATCAACCAAAAAACAATCCTCTGGTTGGTAAGTCTCCTGCACCGATGATGTGGAAAAACTACAGTTGCAATGAAGCCCCAAAGAGAAAGGAGAATATTCTCCCGAAACTCCACCGTGATCCTCGTTACGGAAACAATAATTCCTCATACGCTACCTCAAGCTCCGGTGTAGGGGTTTCGTCAAATATGCATGGTAGAAACAATTCCACTTTTGTGTCACCTGTTGTTACTGCACCACCACCCTTCAGTTCCAATGGAAATCAGTTCACACCAAGTATGGTAGATGATATGAATAGAAACACCAGCAGTGAACTAGATCTCCAGCCTAATGCTGTTGTTGGGGTACATGGATACCAAAAGGATGAATCTCACGTTGACGATCATAGAAAGTACACAAGTGATGACATATCTACTGGGTCTGATCCGAGGCTTAAGGATCATGAAAGCACAAGTTCCTCTCTTGATTCTACGTCCTATCGGAATGATCCTCAAGTTCTTGATGATGCTGATGTTGGTGATTGTGAAATCCCTTGGAAGGATCTTGTGATTGGGGAGAGAATAGGACTAG GGTCCTATGGGGAGGTCTATAATGCTGACTGGAATGGCAGG GAAGTTGCTGTCAAGAAATTTTTGGACCAGGACTTCTCAGGTGCTGCTTTGGCCGAGTTCAGAAGAGAA GTACGCATAATGCGAAGATTGCGACATCCAAATGTTGTTTTCTTCCTTGGGGCGGTTACTCGTCCTCCGAACCTTTCCATTGTCACAGAGTTTCTACCAAG AGGAAGCTTGTATCGCATCCTTCATCGGCCCAAGTCTCAGATTGACGAGCGGCGCAGGATCAAAATGGCCCTTGATGTG GCAATGGGGATGAATTGCTTACACACAAGCACACCAACAATTGTTCATCGTGATTTAAAAACACCAAACCTTTTGGTTGATAACAACTGGAATGTTAAG GTTGGTGATTTTGGGTTGTCTCGCTTAAAGCACAATACTTTCTTGTCCTCAAAATCAACTGCTGGGACG CCCGAATGGATGGCTCCGGAAGTTCTACGCAATGAGCCCTCGAATGAAAA GTGTGATGTGTACAGCTTTGGGGTGATTCTATGGGAACTAGCGACATTGAGATTGCCATGGAGAGGAATGAACCCAATGCAAGTAGTAGGAGCGGTTGGTTTCCAGAATCGGAGGCTGGAGATACCAAAGGAACTTGATCCTGTGGTGGGAAGGATCATCTTGGAATGTTGGCAAAC GGATCCGAATCTGAGGCCGTCGTTTGCTCAGCTGACGGAAGTGCTGAAGCCTTTGAATCGGCTCGTGCTTCCTTCACCGCAGTAG